The Weissella confusa DNA window AACCCAGTTATGCCTGGTGTGTTGATTATTGAATCACTTGCACAAGCGGCATCAATCTTGATTTTGTCATCACCACAATTTGTTGGTAAGACGGCTTATATGACGGGTATTGATAATGCCAAGTTCAAGCGCATGGTAAAGCCAGGCGACGTCTTGAAGTTACACGTAGAATTCGGTAATCTGAGAGAGAACATGGGAACAGTAAACGTCAAAGCTATGGTTGATGGGAAGTTAGCAACTAGCGCCGAATTGATGTTTGTTGTTTCACCTGACGAGAAAAAGGCGGCTGACGCCAAGAGTGAGACGGAGAAGTAAGTATGGCAGCTAGTGAAGAAGCATCGTTCGAACAGATTAATGAGGCCCTAGTTAACGTTTTTAACAACGTTGTCTGGATTGAGGAAGCCTCATTGCGTGAATCAAAGTTTAATGACATCACGATTAAGGATATGCACACGATTGCAGCCATCTCGATGTATGAGACACGTACAGCGTCACAAGTCGCCGAAATGGTGCACTTGACGCCTAGTGCGATGACGAGCGTAATCGATAAGCTAGTGAAGAAGGGATATGTTGAACGTCGTCGCGATGACGAAGATCGACGGGTTGTCCATCTTGTACTAACGCACTCGGGACGTACGGTTTTCCGTGCACACGAGGCTTTCCACCGCGGTATGGCCCGCTCATTGTTTGACTCTCTATCCGACGATGAAGCGGCTGCTGTACGTAAAGCAGTGATTAATTTGCAAGAATATCTTCACGAGTTGATCCAGTTCTAAGAGAGGGCGACATGGAAAAATTTACCATCGTCCAGTCAGCGCGAGCAATCCCATCACGAGTCGTTACGAATGATGATTTAGCATCATTTATGGACACGTCTGATGAATGGATTAGTTCACGTACTGGAATTCGGCAACGTCACATCGTCGACACTGAGGATACCAGTGATTTGGCCGTGGCGGTAGCAGAAAAACTCCTCCATCAAGCTGGTTTGACCGCGGATCAACTAGATTTTATCTTAGTTGGTACGATGTCACCGGATACATTGTCACCGAGTGTTGCACAAATTGTGCAGGGGAAAATCGGTGCGCGCAATGCTTTCGCTTGGGACCTAAGCGCTGCTTGTTCAGGTTTCGTTTATACGTTGAGTATGGCAAGTTCATTGCTCACAACGCGTTATGAACGAGGCTTAGTTATCGGGGCGGAAGTGTTGAGCAAACTTGTGAACTGGGAAGACCGTTCAACGGCCGTACTCTTCGGAGATGGCGCAGCGGGCGTCTTGCTAGAACGCACAACAGCAGCAACTGGTTTGCTAGCTGA harbors:
- the fabZ gene encoding 3-hydroxyacyl-ACP dehydratase FabZ gives rise to the protein MAVLTTTEIMDLIPNRYPILYMDYVDEMTPGESLIATKNVTINEQFFQGHFPGNPVMPGVLIIESLAQAASILILSSPQFVGKTAYMTGIDNAKFKRMVKPGDVLKLHVEFGNLRENMGTVNVKAMVDGKLATSAELMFVVSPDEKKAADAKSETEK
- a CDS encoding MarR family winged helix-turn-helix transcriptional regulator encodes the protein MAASEEASFEQINEALVNVFNNVVWIEEASLRESKFNDITIKDMHTIAAISMYETRTASQVAEMVHLTPSAMTSVIDKLVKKGYVERRRDDEDRRVVHLVLTHSGRTVFRAHEAFHRGMARSLFDSLSDDEAAAVRKAVINLQEYLHELIQF
- a CDS encoding beta-ketoacyl-ACP synthase III — encoded protein: MEKFTIVQSARAIPSRVVTNDDLASFMDTSDEWISSRTGIRQRHIVDTEDTSDLAVAVAEKLLHQAGLTADQLDFILVGTMSPDTLSPSVAQIVQGKIGARNAFAWDLSAACSGFVYTLSMASSLLTTRYERGLVIGAEVLSKLVNWEDRSTAVLFGDGAAGVLLERTTAATGLLAESLKTFGERSQFLTAGQQQNANHFAGKLKPADPYFKMDGREVYSFATREVPNVLNEALAKADLTPDDIDVYLLHQANGRIISSIAKRFGQPIEKFPMNMASYGNTSAASIGILLDELREAGTVHAGQTIAIAGFGGGLTVGALIIKV